In Phenylobacterium koreense, one DNA window encodes the following:
- a CDS encoding DUF423 domain-containing protein has translation MRELRPWMAAAAVVGFLAVGFGAFAAHGITDPKAKEWMHTGANYAIVHGLGVFAAAFAVSQGARGARLVPPLFLAGVAIFSGSLFAMALGGPRWLGAITPIGGTLFLVGWAALAVALMRKSRF, from the coding sequence ATGAGAGAGCTTCGTCCCTGGATGGCGGCGGCGGCCGTCGTAGGTTTCCTGGCCGTCGGCTTCGGCGCCTTCGCTGCGCACGGGATCACCGACCCCAAGGCCAAGGAGTGGATGCACACCGGCGCCAACTACGCCATCGTGCACGGGCTGGGCGTCTTCGCGGCGGCCTTCGCCGTGAGCCAGGGCGCGCGCGGGGCGCGGCTGGTCCCTCCCCTGTTCCTGGCGGGCGTGGCGATCTTTTCCGGCTCCCTGTTCGCCATGGCGCTGGGCGGCCCGCGCTGGCTGGGCGCGATCACCCCGATCGGCGGGACGCTGTTCCTGGTCGGCTGGGCGGCGCTGGCGGTGGCGCTGATGCGGAAGAGCCGGTTCTGA
- a CDS encoding ABC-F family ATP-binding cassette domain-containing protein — MSPRQAVLGVENASFFYGTHKVFEGVSFQLDAARTALVGENGAGKSTLLKCLLGELQLMDGQIVRSRGLKIGYVPQETPPGLADKSVREVLEAALPVTDGSEDWKVDVMLDEIGVAYETAQQAFGSLSGGWQRLLLIAAAARLAEPDLLILDEPTNHLDLSNINTLEGWLDEDDRLPMLIVSHDRAFLQRTTTRTLFLRSDGAHSFKVPFVEAREALLQRDAADAVRRQLEGKEIERLQKVAARYRVWGVKNDAFHKRAKATEKRIERIEADRTSAYAARERRLELNDGEMDAKVALRVRDYAVQTPDGSRKLFTIDRLNLARGDRVALLGVNGSGKSTLLSLLAAAFDPAREHYDGQAPISFNPQSRLVYFDQKMADLPLKTSLLAYVTAAEGATEREANALLAKAGFAHARIKAPIGDLSFGERARLVFLRMRLAKPNLYLLDEPTNHLDIEGQEALEAQLDASDNACIFVSHDRHFTRSAATRFLEIRKGRLVEVEDAEAFFADQ, encoded by the coding sequence ATGTCACCCCGTCAGGCCGTGTTGGGCGTCGAGAACGCCAGCTTCTTCTACGGAACCCACAAGGTCTTCGAGGGCGTCAGCTTCCAGCTCGACGCCGCGCGCACCGCCCTGGTCGGCGAGAACGGGGCCGGCAAGTCGACGCTTCTGAAGTGCCTGCTGGGCGAACTGCAGCTCATGGACGGCCAGATCGTCCGCTCGCGGGGCCTGAAGATCGGCTACGTGCCGCAGGAAACGCCGCCGGGCCTGGCCGACAAGAGCGTCCGCGAAGTACTGGAAGCCGCCCTGCCCGTCACCGACGGATCGGAGGACTGGAAGGTCGACGTGATGCTGGACGAGATCGGCGTCGCCTACGAGACGGCCCAGCAGGCGTTCGGCTCGCTTAGCGGCGGGTGGCAAAGGCTGTTGCTGATCGCGGCGGCGGCGAGGCTGGCCGAGCCGGACCTGCTGATCCTCGACGAGCCGACCAACCACCTGGACCTCTCGAACATCAACACCCTGGAGGGATGGCTGGACGAGGACGACCGGCTGCCGATGCTGATCGTCAGCCACGACCGCGCCTTCCTGCAGAGAACGACGACGCGGACGCTGTTCCTGCGCAGCGACGGGGCGCACAGCTTCAAGGTTCCGTTCGTGGAGGCGCGCGAGGCGCTGCTGCAGCGGGACGCGGCCGACGCCGTGCGGCGGCAACTTGAAGGCAAGGAAATCGAACGGCTGCAGAAGGTGGCGGCGCGCTACCGCGTCTGGGGCGTCAAGAACGACGCCTTCCACAAACGCGCCAAGGCCACCGAGAAGCGGATCGAGCGGATCGAGGCCGACCGCACCAGCGCCTATGCCGCCCGTGAGCGGCGTCTGGAGCTGAACGACGGGGAGATGGACGCCAAGGTCGCCCTGCGGGTGCGCGACTATGCGGTCCAGACGCCGGACGGTTCACGCAAGCTCTTCACGATCGATCGGCTGAACCTGGCGCGGGGCGATCGCGTCGCGTTGCTGGGCGTCAACGGCTCGGGGAAGTCGACCCTGCTGTCGCTGCTGGCGGCTGCCTTCGATCCGGCGCGGGAGCATTATGACGGCCAGGCGCCGATCAGCTTCAACCCGCAGAGCCGGCTGGTCTATTTCGACCAGAAGATGGCCGACCTGCCGCTGAAGACCAGCCTGCTGGCCTATGTGACCGCCGCCGAGGGGGCGACCGAGCGAGAGGCGAACGCGCTGTTGGCGAAGGCTGGATTCGCCCATGCGCGGATCAAGGCGCCGATCGGCGACCTGAGCTTCGGCGAGCGGGCGCGGCTGGTCTTCCTGCGGATGAGGCTGGCCAAGCCCAACCTCTACCTGCTGGACGAGCCGACCAACCACCTGGACATCGAGGGCCAGGAGGCGCTGGAGGCGCAGCTCGACGCCTCGGACAACGCCTGCATCTTCGTCTCCCACGACCGGCACTTCACCCGCAGCGCCGCGACGCGGTTCCTGGAGATCCGCAAGGGCCGGCTGGTGGAGGTGGAGGACGCCGAGGCCTTCTTCGCCGACCAATAG
- the pip gene encoding prolyl aminopeptidase, which translates to MEQNAPPIHVSTTAHRRGLFPDNEPFTYGWLPTGGPHEIFYEECGNPKGKPCVILHGGPGGAINPTMRRFFNPAKWRMALFDQRGCGKSRPNASLDDNTTWSLIEDIERLRVHLGVEKWTVFGGSWGSTLALAYAITHPERVEALVLRGIFLLTQRELRWFYQEGASMLFPDAWERFCAPIPEAERGDMMAAFHKRLTHPDRRVQAEAASAWSQWEGDTISIRGPAARPSKFNEVDFAIAFARIECHFFVNGGFFGEDGWILKNIEKIRKIPGWIVQGRFDVVTPLDSAWALKRAWPEVDFNIVWDAGHASTEPGVVDGLVRATDAALKL; encoded by the coding sequence ATGGAACAGAACGCCCCGCCGATCCACGTGTCGACCACCGCCCATCGCAGGGGCCTGTTTCCCGACAATGAGCCCTTCACCTATGGCTGGCTGCCGACCGGCGGACCGCACGAGATCTTCTACGAGGAGTGCGGGAACCCGAAGGGCAAGCCCTGCGTGATCCTGCACGGCGGCCCGGGCGGGGCGATCAACCCGACCATGCGCCGGTTCTTCAACCCCGCGAAATGGCGGATGGCGCTGTTCGACCAGCGCGGCTGCGGCAAGTCGCGGCCGAACGCCAGCCTGGACGACAACACCACCTGGTCGCTGATCGAGGACATCGAGCGGCTGCGGGTCCATCTGGGCGTCGAGAAATGGACGGTGTTCGGCGGGTCCTGGGGGTCCACCCTGGCGCTGGCCTACGCCATCACCCACCCGGAGCGAGTCGAGGCCCTGGTGCTGCGGGGGATATTCCTGCTGACCCAGAGGGAGCTGCGCTGGTTCTATCAGGAAGGCGCCTCGATGCTGTTCCCCGACGCCTGGGAGCGGTTCTGCGCGCCGATCCCGGAGGCCGAGCGCGGGGACATGATGGCCGCGTTCCACAAGCGGCTGACCCATCCGGACCGCCGGGTCCAGGCCGAGGCCGCAAGCGCCTGGAGCCAGTGGGAAGGCGACACCATCTCCATCCGCGGACCGGCGGCGCGCCCCTCGAAGTTCAACGAGGTGGACTTCGCCATCGCCTTCGCGCGGATCGAGTGCCACTTCTTCGTCAATGGCGGCTTCTTCGGCGAGGACGGCTGGATCCTGAAGAACATCGAGAAGATCCGGAAGATTCCTGGCTGGATCGTTCAGGGCCGCTTCGACGTAGTGACCCCGCTGGACAGCGCCTGGGCGCTGAAGCGGGCCTGGCCGGAGGTGGACTTCAACATCGTCTGGGACGCCGGCCACGCCTCGACCGAGCCGGGCGTGGTGGACGGCCTGGTGCGGGCGACCGACGCGGCGCTGAAACTGTAG
- a CDS encoding rod shape-determining protein: MFSSLFGAISNDIAIDLGTANTLIYMKGKGIVLNEPSVVALRNVGGRKVVHAVGIEAKQMLGRTPGHMEAIRPMRDGVIADFEVAEEMIKYFIRKVHNRKGFVNPKVIVCVPSGATAVERRAINDSCLNAGGRRVGLIDEPMAAAIGAGLPIHEPTGSMVVDIGGGTTEVAVLSLSGIVYSRSVRVGGDKMDEAIISYMRRNHNLLIGETTAERIKKEIGTARAPADGEGLSIEVKGRDLMQGVPREVRISEKQASDSLAEPVGQIVDAVKMALEATPPELASDIADKGIMLTGGGALLRGLDAEIRDHTGLPVTVADDPLSCVALGCGKVLEHPKWMKGVLESTLA; encoded by the coding sequence ATGTTTTCGTCACTCTTCGGCGCCATTTCGAACGACATCGCCATCGATCTCGGCACCGCCAACACCCTCATCTACATGAAGGGCAAAGGCATCGTCCTGAACGAGCCGTCGGTTGTCGCCCTGCGCAACGTCGGCGGGCGCAAGGTCGTCCACGCCGTCGGCATCGAGGCCAAGCAGATGCTGGGCCGGACGCCCGGCCACATGGAGGCGATCCGTCCCATGCGCGACGGCGTCATCGCCGACTTCGAAGTCGCCGAGGAGATGATCAAGTACTTCATCCGCAAGGTTCACAACCGCAAGGGCTTCGTGAACCCGAAGGTGATCGTCTGCGTGCCGTCGGGCGCCACCGCCGTCGAACGCCGCGCCATCAACGATTCCTGCCTCAACGCCGGCGGCCGCCGCGTGGGCCTGATCGACGAGCCGATGGCTGCGGCGATCGGCGCCGGCCTGCCGATCCACGAGCCGACCGGTTCGATGGTGGTCGACATCGGCGGCGGCACCACCGAAGTCGCCGTGCTTTCGCTCTCCGGCATCGTCTATTCGCGTTCGGTCCGCGTCGGCGGCGACAAGATGGACGAGGCGATCATCAGCTACATGCGCCGCAACCATAACCTGCTGATCGGCGAGACCACCGCCGAGCGCATCAAGAAGGAGATCGGCACCGCCCGCGCTCCGGCCGACGGCGAAGGCCTCTCGATCGAGGTCAAGGGCCGCGACCTGATGCAGGGCGTGCCGCGGGAAGTGCGTATCAGCGAGAAGCAGGCCTCGGACTCCCTGGCCGAGCCGGTCGGCCAGATCGTCGACGCCGTGAAGATGGCGCTGGAAGCGACCCCGCCGGAGCTGGCCTCCGACATCGCCGACAAGGGTATCATGCTGACCGGCGGCGGCGCTCTGCTCCGCGGTCTGGACGCCGAGATCCGCGACCATACCGGCCTGCCGGTCACGGTGGCGGACGATCCGCTATCCTGCGTCGCCCTGGGTTGCGGCAAGGTGCTTGAACATCCGAAGTGGATGAAGGGCGTTCTTGAGTCCACCCTGGCGTAG
- a CDS encoding alpha/beta fold hydrolase — translation MSQALERQMPPVKHAQVNGIDMAYYEVGPRGEGAPIIFCHGFPELAFSWRHQLKACEAAGRWAIAPDQRGYGLTSRPEAIADYDMEHLTGDMVGLLDHLGVEKAIFCGHDWGGIVVWQMPLMHPGRVAGVIGLNTPFLRRAPLDPIEGMRHAFGEDMYIVWFQKPGVADATLAKDADKTMRFFMRKPAAITAEATASAAATGSTFAFGQALEAWDKRDTANQLLSPDELAAFVETFEATGFTGGINWYRNFSRNWERSANLPTRIDGIPCLMIMAEKDVVLSPAMADGMEDVVADLEKKLIKDSGHWTQQEKPQEVNHLILDWMDRRFPK, via the coding sequence ATGTCTCAGGCTCTCGAACGCCAGATGCCGCCGGTCAAGCACGCCCAGGTGAACGGGATCGACATGGCCTATTACGAGGTCGGTCCGCGGGGCGAAGGCGCGCCGATCATCTTCTGCCACGGCTTCCCGGAACTGGCGTTCTCTTGGCGCCACCAGCTCAAGGCCTGCGAGGCGGCCGGGCGCTGGGCGATCGCGCCGGACCAGCGGGGCTATGGCCTGACTTCGCGGCCGGAGGCGATCGCCGACTACGACATGGAGCACCTGACCGGCGACATGGTCGGGCTGCTGGACCATCTGGGTGTCGAGAAGGCGATCTTCTGCGGCCACGACTGGGGCGGGATCGTCGTCTGGCAGATGCCGCTGATGCATCCAGGCCGCGTGGCCGGGGTGATCGGCCTAAACACGCCCTTCCTGCGCCGCGCCCCGCTCGACCCGATCGAAGGCATGCGCCATGCCTTCGGCGAGGACATGTACATCGTCTGGTTCCAGAAGCCGGGGGTGGCCGACGCGACCCTGGCGAAGGATGCGGACAAGACCATGCGCTTCTTCATGCGCAAGCCCGCGGCCATCACCGCAGAGGCGACGGCCTCGGCCGCGGCCACAGGATCGACCTTCGCCTTCGGCCAGGCGCTGGAGGCCTGGGACAAGCGCGACACCGCCAACCAACTGCTGTCGCCGGACGAGCTGGCGGCCTTCGTCGAGACCTTCGAGGCGACCGGGTTCACTGGCGGGATCAACTGGTATCGGAACTTCAGCCGCAACTGGGAGCGGTCGGCGAACCTGCCGACGCGGATCGACGGCATCCCCTGCCTGATGATCATGGCCGAGAAGGACGTGGTGCTGTCGCCGGCCATGGCCGATGGGATGGAGGACGTCGTCGCCGACCTGGAAAAGAAGCTGATCAAGGATTCCGGCCACTGGACGCAGCAGGAGAAGCCGCAGGAGGTCAATCACCTCATCCTTGACTGGATGGACCGCCGCTTCCCGAAGTAG
- the mrdA gene encoding penicillin-binding protein 2, whose product MAEPSIFFSEVNERQGVFHRRMFLMGGIAGLGLAALGARLAHLQIIETQRYEKMSASNQFNFRLVPPPRGLIVDRNGAILASNRPNFRLLVSRDEDIDTAATLKTLANFVPLDEARQARLVKDIKQTPKRVPVSVAEDMTWEEFSAINIRAPELPGVTADMGEVRVYPYGGAFAHVIGYVAKVNQEDLTPTGPNSDPILLHPGFRIGRQGVEKAFDLDLRGKPGARKVEVDANGREVSRDEAGDIAATAGKTIQLSLDVDVQNRALEVFGDESGAAVMLDCRTGDVLCMSSAPSFDANRFVRGMTGSEYRALANYERRPLLDKAITGTYPPGSTFKTMTAMAALEAGVDPEVRIGCSGGMYFGNRYFHCHKRGGHGMQTMRDALKNSCDVYFYTVAARIGPDRIARAAEAFGLGQTFDIGIPGQKKGVVPSTEWVRKHRPRDPKWHPGESLSYGIGQGMLTVNALQLAVMAARLANGRKALNPRLIRAIGGKELKSGAAVPDLPFAAEHIQYVREGMAAVTEAGGTGYRASQLGLGDILMAGKTGTAQVRSYAKGGPRGGVGMPWRYRDHGLFICFAPIDSPRYAMSVIVQHGLGGAVNAAPKAREIMRVALLKDPELRSRIEQPLPMPELPPETETEGGVPDDPIDVAAAPGSTAAGGPT is encoded by the coding sequence ATGGCAGAGCCCTCAATTTTCTTTTCCGAGGTCAACGAGCGGCAGGGGGTGTTCCACCGCCGCATGTTCCTCATGGGCGGCATCGCGGGCCTGGGCCTTGCGGCGCTGGGCGCACGCCTGGCGCACCTGCAGATCATCGAGACCCAGCGCTATGAGAAGATGTCGGCCTCGAACCAGTTCAACTTCCGACTGGTGCCGCCGCCGCGTGGCCTGATCGTCGACCGCAACGGCGCGATCCTGGCGTCGAACCGCCCGAACTTCCGCCTGCTGGTCTCCCGCGACGAAGACATCGACACGGCGGCCACCCTGAAGACCCTGGCCAACTTCGTCCCTCTGGACGAGGCGCGCCAGGCCCGGCTGGTCAAGGACATCAAGCAGACCCCCAAGCGCGTCCCGGTCTCGGTGGCCGAGGACATGACCTGGGAGGAGTTTTCCGCCATCAACATCCGCGCGCCGGAATTGCCCGGCGTCACCGCCGACATGGGCGAGGTGCGGGTCTATCCCTACGGCGGAGCCTTCGCCCACGTCATCGGCTACGTGGCCAAGGTCAATCAGGAGGACCTGACCCCGACCGGCCCGAACTCCGATCCCATCCTCCTCCACCCGGGCTTCCGCATCGGCCGCCAGGGGGTGGAGAAGGCCTTCGACCTCGACCTGCGCGGCAAGCCCGGCGCCCGCAAGGTGGAGGTGGACGCCAACGGCCGCGAGGTCAGCCGCGACGAGGCCGGCGACATCGCCGCCACCGCCGGCAAGACCATCCAGCTCTCCCTCGACGTCGATGTCCAGAACCGCGCCCTGGAGGTGTTCGGCGACGAAAGCGGCGCGGCGGTGATGCTGGACTGCCGGACCGGCGACGTCCTCTGCATGTCCTCGGCGCCGTCCTTCGACGCCAACCGCTTCGTCCGCGGCATGACCGGCTCGGAATACCGCGCCCTGGCCAACTACGAGCGCCGGCCGCTGCTCGACAAGGCGATCACCGGCACCTATCCGCCGGGCTCGACCTTCAAGACCATGACCGCCATGGCCGCGCTCGAGGCGGGCGTCGATCCAGAGGTCCGCATCGGCTGCTCGGGCGGCATGTACTTCGGCAACCGCTACTTCCACTGCCACAAGCGCGGCGGGCACGGCATGCAGACCATGCGCGACGCCCTCAAGAACTCCTGCGACGTCTATTTCTACACCGTCGCCGCGCGGATCGGCCCCGATCGCATCGCCAGGGCGGCCGAAGCGTTCGGCCTCGGCCAGACCTTCGACATCGGCATTCCGGGCCAGAAGAAGGGCGTCGTGCCCTCCACTGAATGGGTCCGCAAGCACCGCCCGCGCGATCCCAAGTGGCACCCCGGCGAATCCCTCAGCTACGGGATCGGGCAGGGGATGCTGACCGTGAACGCCCTGCAGCTCGCGGTCATGGCCGCGCGCCTGGCCAACGGCCGGAAGGCGCTCAATCCGCGCCTCATCCGCGCCATCGGGGGCAAGGAGCTTAAGTCCGGCGCGGCCGTGCCGGACCTGCCCTTCGCCGCCGAGCACATCCAATACGTCCGTGAGGGCATGGCCGCGGTGACCGAGGCGGGGGGCACCGGCTATCGCGCCAGCCAGCTCGGCCTCGGCGACATCCTGATGGCCGGCAAGACCGGCACCGCCCAGGTGCGCTCCTACGCCAAGGGCGGGCCGCGCGGAGGTGTCGGCATGCCCTGGCGCTATCGAGACCACGGCCTCTTCATCTGCTTCGCGCCCATCGACTCGCCGCGCTACGCCATGTCGGTGATCGTCCAGCACGGCCTCGGCGGCGCGGTGAACGCCGCGCCCAAGGCGCGCGAGATCATGCGCGTGGCCCTGCTGAAGGACCCCGAGCTGCGTTCCCGGATCGAGCAGCCGCTTCCCATGCCCGAGTTGCCGCCGGAGACCGAGACCGAGGGCGGCGTTCCGGACGATCCCATCGACGTGGCCGCAGCTCCTGGCTCGACCGCCGCCGGAGGCCCGACATGA
- the mreC gene encoding rod shape-determining protein MreC has translation MALRENPFGELKVPLAWTAGVALVVALVVALALLFSDRRETFQTEAYGASRKMGDAIAAPVTGVLATPGRWIGDGVEGVRGYFFAVSENRRLKAELREMRQWQATALNLRETNNRYKALLGLKTDPPIPMVAARTVSEARGPFSNTRLANAGTEKGIKPGNPVMSENGLVGRIIGVTEGASRILLLTDLASRTPVMIDRTNARAILTGDGGPNPRLEYLRGQDPVKQGDRVVTSGDGGVLPRGLPVGVVAKGLDGRWRVVLASDAAPVDFVQVMLFQDFSQLSAAAAAELNRMPVPPPASPPPTVGVTSTPPAAAPAAPGAAARPAAAQPAPKAAPRPAPARPPAPKPAAPRPQASPTPAPAPSPPPAQPSVSEVPF, from the coding sequence GTGGCGCTTCGGGAGAATCCGTTCGGCGAGCTGAAAGTCCCACTGGCCTGGACGGCCGGGGTCGCGCTCGTCGTCGCCTTGGTGGTGGCCCTGGCCCTGCTGTTCTCCGACCGCCGGGAGACTTTCCAGACCGAAGCCTATGGCGCGTCGCGCAAGATGGGCGATGCGATCGCCGCGCCGGTCACCGGCGTGCTCGCCACTCCCGGCCGCTGGATCGGCGACGGCGTCGAGGGGGTTCGCGGCTACTTCTTCGCGGTCTCGGAGAACCGCCGCTTGAAGGCGGAACTCCGCGAGATGCGCCAGTGGCAGGCGACGGCCCTGAACCTGCGCGAGACCAACAACCGCTACAAGGCGTTGCTCGGCCTGAAGACCGATCCGCCGATCCCCATGGTCGCCGCCCGCACGGTCAGCGAGGCGAGGGGGCCGTTCTCCAACACCCGCCTGGCCAACGCCGGTACGGAAAAGGGCATTAAGCCCGGCAACCCGGTAATGAGCGAGAACGGCCTCGTCGGCCGGATCATTGGCGTGACCGAGGGCGCCAGCCGCATCCTGCTGCTGACCGACCTGGCCTCGCGCACCCCGGTCATGATCGACCGCACCAACGCCCGCGCCATCCTGACCGGCGACGGCGGCCCCAATCCGCGCCTCGAATACCTGCGTGGTCAGGATCCGGTGAAGCAGGGCGACCGCGTGGTCACCTCCGGCGATGGCGGCGTGCTGCCACGCGGCCTGCCGGTCGGCGTGGTGGCCAAGGGCCTGGATGGCCGCTGGCGCGTGGTGCTGGCCTCCGACGCCGCTCCCGTCGACTTCGTGCAGGTCATGCTGTTCCAGGACTTCTCCCAGCTCAGCGCCGCCGCCGCGGCCGAGCTGAACCGCATGCCGGTCCCGCCGCCCGCCAGCCCGCCGCCGACCGTGGGCGTCACCTCGACGCCGCCGGCCGCGGCGCCGGCGGCGCCTGGCGCCGCGGCCAGGCCCGCAGCCGCTCAGCCGGCGCCCAAGGCCGCGCCGCGTCCTGCCCCCGCGCGCCCGCCGGCTCCCAAGCCGGCGGCCCCCCGTCCTCAGGCGTCCCCGACGCCGGCGCCCGCGCCGTCTCCGCCTCCGGCCCAGCCGTCGGTGTCAGAGGTGCCGTTCTAG
- a CDS encoding sensor histidine kinase, whose amino-acid sequence MAEAGLALARGSAARLLDQAFHSWEGLVSHLPVGIYICDRHGGMVFCNRRASELWEEEPVFGRPPAALAHAYHADGAPMTLRQSPVSEALATGVPVRDREVVLVRPGGRRTHVLFSVEPIFDERGMLIGAVNCVQDVTDLRQARDMLRARQGWSRRVVEAAPIALCQTDADGVLLGFNPAAVELWGREPRIGKDRWCGAYKLYEPDGAPMPLDRSPIAMALKERRQISAAEVIFERPDGGKGAFLAYSTPLFSPGGELAGAINIMIDITERKRAEDLQKTLLDELNHRVKNTLATVQSLAAHSFHDVGDPAGMRQAFEARLMALSGAHNRLAEQRWEAADLGDLVAGVLAPYGDEAILCEGPQARLSTRASVTFAMVLHELATNAATYGALSEPQGRLLVHWSRQAGSILLEWRESRGPPVREPDHSGFGLRFIRRAVERELAGDVSFDFAPIGFKCRISAPIPATV is encoded by the coding sequence ATGGCTGAGGCTGGACTTGCGCTGGCGCGCGGTAGCGCCGCGCGTTTGCTCGATCAGGCTTTCCATTCCTGGGAGGGTCTGGTCAGCCACCTGCCGGTCGGCATCTACATATGCGACAGGCACGGCGGCATGGTGTTCTGCAATCGCAGGGCGTCGGAGCTATGGGAAGAAGAACCCGTCTTCGGTCGGCCGCCGGCGGCGCTGGCTCACGCCTATCACGCCGATGGCGCGCCGATGACCCTGCGCCAATCCCCGGTGTCCGAGGCCCTGGCCACCGGCGTTCCGGTCAGGGATCGCGAGGTGGTGCTGGTCCGCCCCGGCGGGCGCCGCACCCACGTCCTCTTCAGCGTGGAGCCGATCTTCGACGAGCGCGGAATGCTGATCGGCGCGGTCAACTGCGTGCAGGACGTCACCGATCTCCGCCAGGCGCGGGACATGCTTCGCGCGCGCCAGGGCTGGTCGCGGCGGGTCGTGGAGGCCGCTCCCATCGCCCTATGTCAGACCGACGCCGACGGCGTGCTGCTCGGCTTCAATCCCGCGGCGGTGGAGCTCTGGGGGCGCGAGCCGCGGATCGGCAAGGACCGGTGGTGCGGGGCCTACAAGCTCTACGAGCCGGACGGCGCGCCCATGCCGCTGGACCGTTCGCCCATCGCGATGGCCTTGAAGGAGCGCCGCCAGATCTCGGCCGCCGAAGTGATCTTCGAGCGGCCGGACGGCGGCAAGGGCGCCTTCCTCGCCTATTCGACCCCGCTCTTTTCACCCGGCGGCGAGCTGGCAGGGGCGATCAACATCATGATCGACATTACCGAGCGAAAGCGCGCCGAGGACCTGCAGAAGACTCTGCTCGACGAACTGAACCATCGGGTCAAGAACACCTTGGCCACCGTCCAGTCGCTGGCCGCGCACAGCTTCCACGACGTCGGCGATCCGGCCGGAATGCGCCAGGCTTTCGAGGCCCGGCTGATGGCGCTCTCGGGCGCGCACAATCGCCTGGCCGAGCAGCGCTGGGAGGCGGCCGATCTCGGCGACCTCGTGGCCGGCGTCCTCGCCCCCTACGGCGACGAGGCGATCCTGTGCGAGGGGCCGCAGGCGCGGCTTTCGACCCGCGCCTCGGTCACTTTCGCGATGGTCCTGCACGAGTTGGCGACCAACGCCGCCACGTACGGTGCGCTCTCTGAGCCGCAAGGCCGGCTGCTGGTCCACTGGTCCCGGCAGGCCGGCTCGATCCTGCTGGAATGGCGCGAGAGTCGCGGACCTCCGGTGCGCGAGCCCGACCACAGCGGTTTCGGGCTCCGCTTCATCCGCCGGGCCGTCGAACGGGAACTCGCCGGCGACGTCAGCTTCGATTTCGCCCCGATTGGGTTCAAATGCCGTATTTCCGCCCCTATTCCAGCGACGGTCTGA
- the rodA gene encoding rod shape-determining protein RodA, protein MTVSALTRPGERDRLVVKLSEVDWLFALVLCLIAGAGALMMFSIAGSSWEPWAAKHLIRFGLCLALMIGLAMIDLRVWFAMAYPIYGIGLLLLVAVEAVGDVRMGAQRWLALGPFSFQPSEIMKLGIVLALARFYHGISADRARLSWWLLIPAAMIGAPVILVMHQPDLGTAMLIAMTGAAIVVLAGLSWRVIFAGLAAFVVAIPPVVMFVLHDYQRKRVLTFLDPESDPSGSGYHILQSKIALGSGGFFGKGYGLGSQSQLNFLPEKQTDFIFATLAEEFGFLGCFSILFLYGAVIFMALRTSALAHSHFGRLSAAGTTATFALYVLINGGMVMGLAPVVGVPMPLLSYGGTVMLTVMIGFGLVQAVRVHRYSEVTSGKGAFM, encoded by the coding sequence ATGACCGTCAGCGCCCTGACCCGTCCCGGCGAGCGCGACCGCCTCGTCGTCAAGCTGTCCGAGGTCGATTGGCTGTTCGCCCTCGTCCTCTGCCTCATCGCCGGGGCGGGGGCCCTGATGATGTTCTCCATCGCCGGTTCCTCATGGGAGCCGTGGGCGGCCAAGCACCTCATCCGCTTCGGCCTGTGCCTCGCGCTGATGATCGGTCTGGCGATGATCGACCTGCGGGTCTGGTTCGCCATGGCCTATCCGATCTACGGCATAGGCCTCTTGCTGCTGGTGGCGGTCGAGGCGGTGGGCGACGTGCGCATGGGCGCGCAGCGCTGGTTGGCGCTCGGCCCGTTCAGCTTCCAGCCGTCGGAGATCATGAAGCTGGGCATCGTGCTGGCCCTGGCGCGGTTCTATCACGGCATATCGGCCGACCGGGCACGTCTCTCCTGGTGGCTCCTGATCCCCGCGGCCATGATCGGCGCGCCCGTCATCCTGGTCATGCACCAGCCGGATCTCGGCACCGCCATGCTGATCGCCATGACCGGCGCCGCCATCGTCGTGCTCGCCGGGCTTTCCTGGCGGGTCATCTTCGCAGGGCTGGCCGCCTTCGTCGTCGCCATCCCGCCGGTGGTGATGTTCGTGCTGCACGACTACCAGCGAAAGCGCGTGCTCACCTTCCTCGACCCGGAGAGCGACCCCTCCGGCTCGGGCTATCACATCCTCCAGTCCAAGATCGCCCTGGGCTCGGGCGGCTTCTTCGGCAAGGGCTACGGCCTCGGCTCCCAGAGCCAGCTCAACTTCCTGCCCGAAAAGCAGACCGACTTCATCTTCGCGACCCTGGCCGAGGAGTTCGGCTTCCTGGGCTGCTTCTCGATCCTTTTCCTCTACGGCGCGGTGATCTTCATGGCCCTGCGCACCTCGGCCCTGGCCCACTCGCACTTCGGCCGCCTCTCGGCCGCCGGGACCACCGCCACCTTCGCCCTCTATGTGTTGATCAACGGCGGCATGGTCATGGGTCTCGCGCCGGTCGTCGGCGTCCCCATGCCGCTGCTCTCCTACGGCGGCACCGTCATGCTGACGGTCATGATCGGCTTTGGCCTCGTCCAGGCCGTCCGCGTCCACCGCTACTCCGAAGTCACCAGCGGCAAGGGCGCGTTCATGTAG